A section of the Engystomops pustulosus chromosome 3, aEngPut4.maternal, whole genome shotgun sequence genome encodes:
- the LOC140122976 gene encoding olfactory receptor 8G1-like, whose amino-acid sequence MDLPINRTLATEVILVGFSQNDKINLALFFLFLAIYLVTIFGNGFMVCIIVFSSHLHTPMYFFLCNLAFIDFCYSSSAVPKLVVDLVILNGRTSIPTCMIQVFTGIFFANSESFLLVVMAYDRYVAICRPLNYPVDMRWSICYRLIVFIWVLSFMTTVFPSLLTPIRVCNPNQINHFACEVLTILKLSCDSTKQNEIMIRCFSFFSLSLPFVFILISYIFIISSVLKIRSSGRSKAFSTCGSHLTVVVMFYGTAMIMFLGPSTGYTSNQGKYISVFYGIIIPMLNPLIYSVKNKEVTKIFFVKNT is encoded by the coding sequence ATGGATCTCCCCATTAACAGGACACTTGCCACCGAGGTCATTCTCGTTGGATTTTCCCAAAATGATAAGATAAACCTTGCCCTTTTCTTCTTATTTCTAGCCATCTATTTAGTAACTATATTTGGCAATGGCTTCATGGTGTGTATTATCGTCTTCAGCTCTCACTTACACACCCCTATGTACTTCTTCCTCTGCAATTTAGCTTTTATAGACTTTTGTTATTCTTCATCAGCAGTTCCAAAACTTGTGGTGGACCTTGTGATTTTGAACGGAAGGACATCAATTCCTACTTGTATGATTCAAGTCTTTACTGGGATTTTCTTTGCAAATTCTGAGAGCTTCTTGCTTGTTGTTATGGCCTATGACCGATATGTTGCCATTTGTAGACCACTCAATTATCCTGTTGATATGAGGTGGAGCATTTGCTATCGACTCATTGTTTTTATTTGGGTGCTCAGTTTTATGACAACGGTGTTTCCCTCTCTATTGACGCCAATAAGGGTTTGTAACCCAAACCAGATAAATCACTTTGCTTGTGAGGTCCTGACAATATTAAAGTTGTCATGTGACAGCACTAAACAGAATGAGATTATGATAaggtgttttagttttttctcacTTTCCTTGCCTTTTGTCTTTATATTAATATCTTATATTTTCATCATCTCCTCGGTCTTAAAGATCCGCTCAAGCGGACGTtctaaagccttctccacctgtggcTCCCATCTTACGGTAGTTGTGATGTTCTATGGAACAGCCATGATTATGTTCTTGGGGCCGTCTACTGGTTACACATCAAATCAAGGGAAATATATCTCAGTTTTCTATGGTATAATAATTCCAATGTTAAATCCTCTTATTTATAGTGTGAAAAACAAAGAGGTCACCAAAATATTCTTTGTTAAAAATACatag